Proteins encoded in a region of the Patagioenas fasciata isolate bPatFas1 chromosome 21, bPatFas1.hap1, whole genome shotgun sequence genome:
- the HIPK1 gene encoding homeodomain-interacting protein kinase 1 isoform X3 encodes MASQLQVFSPPSVSSSAFCSAKKLKVEPSVWDVSGQSSSDKYYTHSKNLPAAQGQASSSHQVANFSIPAYDQNLLLPAPSVEHIVVTAADSTGSSATASFQNSQTLTHRSNVSLLEPYQKCGLKRKSEEVDSNGSVQIIEEHPPLMLQNRPAVGAAATTTTVTTKSSSSSGEGDYQLVQHEILCSMTNSYEVLEFLGRGTFGQVAKCWKRSTKEIVAIKILKNHPSYARQGQIEVSILSRLSSENADEYNFVRSYECFQHKNHTCLVFEMLEQNLYDFLKQNKFSPLPLKYIRPILQQVATALMKLKSLGLIHADLKPENIMLVDPARQPYRVKVIDFGSASHVSKAVCSTYLQSRYYRAPEIILGLPFCEAIDMWSLGCVIAELFLGWPLYPGASEYDQIRYISQTQGLPAEYLLSAGTKTSRFFNRDPNLGYPLWRLKTPEEHELETGIKSKEARKYIFNCLDDMAQVNMSTDLEGTDMLAEKADRREYIDLLKKMLTIDADKRITPLKTLNHPFVTMTHLLDFPHSNHVKSCFQNMEICKRRVNMYDTVNQIKSPFTTHVAPNTSTNLTMSFNNQLNTVHNQASVLASNSTAAATLSLANSDVSLLNYQSALYPSSAAPVAGVAQQSVSLQPGTTQICTQTDPFQQTFIVCPPAFQTGLQATTKHSGFPVRMENAVPIVPQAPAAQPLQIQSGVLTQGSCTPLMVATLHPQVATITPQYAVPFTLNCAAGRPALVEQTAAVLAWPGGTQQILLPSTWQQLPGVALHNSVQPAAVIPETISGSQQLADWRNTHSHGNQYSTLMQQPSLLTNHVTLATAQPLNVGVAHVVRQQQSSNVPAKKNKQPAPSAAKPSSTLETVPSQVYSLIGSSPLRSTSSSSNVLVPVQEQHQPIVIPDTPSPPVSVITIRSDTDEEEDSKYKPASSLGMKQRSNVISYVTVNDSPDSDSSLNSPYATDPLSSLRSTGGALEQSRGAADSSSSRTIIVPPLKTQLNDCIVATQASGILSSTSKTKPVASVSGQSSGCCITPTGYRSHRVVTNGVQPLNLSQNQQTTVLASQERSGNAVPRRQQAYVAPLTSTISQAPYTFQHSSPVHPHLATANAHLSSQPHMYTYAPTTAATLGSTTSIAHLFSPQGSSRHATYAAHPSTLVHQVPVSVGPSLLTSANVPPAQYQHQFAPQSYIGASRGSAIYTGYPLSPTKINQYSYL; translated from the exons ATGGCCTCACAGCTGCAGGTGTTCTCCCCTCCGTCAGTATCCTCGAGTGCCTTCTGCAGTGCCAAGAAACTGAAAGTGGAGCCCTCTGTCTGGGATGTTTCAGGACAGAGCAGCAGTGACAAGTATTACACCCACAGCAAAAACCTCCCAGCAGCTCAAGGGCAAGCCAGCTCCTCTCATCAGGTAGCCAACTTCAGCATCCCCGCGTACGATCAGAACCTCCTTCTCCCCGCTCCCTCGGTCGAGCACATTGTGGTCACGGCAGCCGACAGCACGGGCAGCAGCGCAACCGCGTCCTTCCAGAACAGCCAAACCCTCACTCACAGGAGCAACGTTTCTTTACTGGAACCCTACCAAAAATGTGgattaaaaaggaaaagtgaAGAGGTCGACAGCAACGGTAGTGTGCAGATAATTGAGGAACATCCACCTCTCATGCTGCAAAACAGACCTGCGGTGGGTGCTGCGGCCACAACCACCACGGTAACCACTAAAAGCAGCAGTTCCAGTGGTGAAGGGGATTATCAGCTGGTCCAGCATGAGATCCTGTGCTCTATGACAAACAGCTACGAGGTCCTGGAATTCCTGGGCCGAGGGACGTTTGGGCAGGTGGCGAAATGCTGGAAACGTAGCACGAAGGAGATTGTAGCCATCAAAATCCTGAAGAACCATCCTTCCTATGCTAGGCAGGGCCAGATAGAGGTGAGCATCCTCTCTCGCTTGAGCAGTGAGAATGCTGACGAATATAACTTTGTTCGCTCCTACGAGTGCTTTCAACACAAGAATCATACATGCCTTGTATTTGAGATGCTAGAACAGAACTTGTATGATTTCTTAAAGCAAAATAAGTTCAGTCCTTTGCCCCTGAAATACATCCGGCCGATTCTGCAGCAAGTGGCCACTGCCTTGATGAAGCTGAAGAGCTTGGGGCTGATACACGCCGATTTGAAACCAGAAAACATCATGTTGGTGGATCCCGCGCGCCAGCCCTACCGAGTGAAGGTGATCGACTTCGGTTCGGCCAGCCACGTGTCCAAGGCCGTGTGCTCCACGTACCTGCAGTCGCGCTATTACAG GGCTCCCGAAATTATCCTGGGTTTACCGTTCTGTGAAGCTATAGACATGTGGTCGCTGGGCTGCGTGATCGCGGAGCTGTTTCTGGGCTGGCCGCTGTATCCGGGAGCGTCTGAGTACGACCAG ATTCGTTATATTTCACAAACTCAAGGCCTTCCAGCGGAGTATCTTCTCAGTGCGGGAACGAAAACAAGCAGGTTTTTTAACAGAGATCCGAATTTGGGATACCCACTGTGGAGGCTTAAG ACCCCAGAAGAACATGAGTTGGAGACAGGTATAAAATCAAAAGAAGCTCGGAAATATATATTCAACTGTTTGGATGATATGGCGCAG GTGAATATGTCTACAGACTTAGAAGGGACTGACATGTTGGCAGAGAAGGCTGACCGAAGGGAATACATTGACTTGTTGAAGAAAATGTTGACAATTGATGCAGATAAGAGAATTACTCCACTGAAGACTTTGAACCATCCGTTTGTCACAATGACACATCTCCTGGATTTCCCGCACAGTAATCA TGTGAAATCTTGCTTTCAGAACATGGAGATTTGCAAGCGAAGAGTTAACATGTATGATACAGTGAATCAGATTAAGAGCCCGTTCACCACTCACGTTGCTCCTAATACAAGCACAAATCTGACCATGAGCTTTAACAACCAGCTCAACACAGTACACAATCAG gcCAGTGTTTTGGCTTCCAATTCTACTGCTGCTGCTACTCTTTCGCTGGCAAACTCGGATGTCTCGCTGCTGAACTACCAGTCTGCCCTGTACCCATCGTCTGCAGCGCCGGTTGCAGGAGTGGCCCAGCAGAGCGTTTCCTTGCAGCCCGGAACCACCCAGATCTGCACGCAAACTGACCCGTTCCAGCAAACGTTCATCGTTTGTCCCCCTGCTTTTCAAA CCGGACTCCAGGCAACTACAAAGCATTCCGGGTTCCCCGTGAGGATGGAGAATGCTGTCCCGATCGTACCACAGGCACCTGCAGCGCAGCCACTGCAGATCCAGTCCGGAGTGCTCACACAG GGAAGCTGTACACCACTAATGGTAGCAACTCTTCATCCTCAAGTAGCCACCATCACGCCGCAGTATGCGGTGCCCTTTACTCTGAACTGCGCAGCCGGCCGGCCGGCGCTAGTCGAACAGACGGCTGCAGTACTG GCCTGGCCGGGGGGAACCCAGCAGATTCTCCTTCCTTCCACCTGGCAGCAGCTCCCGGGGGTTGCTTTGCACAACTCTGTTCAGCCAGCGGCTGTGATTCCGGAGACGATCAGCGGCAGCCAGCAGTTAGCTGACTGGAG GAATACACATTCCCATGGAAATCAGTACAGCACCCTCATGCAACAGCCATCGCTACTGACCAACCACGTGACGTTAGCTACAGCGCAGCCTCTGAACGTTGGGGTTGCTCACGTTGTTcggcagcagcaaagcagcaacGTGCCAGCCAAGAAGAACAAGCAGCCGGCCCCCAGCGCAGCCAA gCCCAGCTCAACTCTAGAGACTGTGCCCTCCCAAGTTTACTCGCTCATTGGGAGCAGTCCCCTGCgctccacctcctcctcttccaacGTGCTCGTCCCggtgcaggagcagcaccagcccattgTGATCCCAGACACTCCAAGCCCCCCCGTCAGTGTCATCACCATCCGCAGCGacactgatgaggaagaagacAGCAAATACAAACCTGCCAG caGTTTGGGCATGAAGCAGAGATCCAATGTCATCAGCTACGTGACTGTTAACGACTCCCCCGATTCCGACTCCTCCCTGAACAGCCCCTACGCCACAGACCCCCTTTCCTCTCTCAGGAGTACGGGCGGTgccctggagcagagcaggggagcagctgacagctccagctctcggACCATCATCGTGCCACCGCTGAAAACACAGCTCAACGACTGCATCGTCGCTACCCAGGCTTCAG GCATCCTGAGCAGCACCAGTAAGACCAAACCAGTGGCCTCTGTGAGTGGGCAGTCGTCAGGATGCTGCATCACGCCGACTGGGTACCGCTCGCACCGCGTGGTGACAAATGGTGTGCAGCCCCTCAATCTCAGCCAG AACCAGCAAACGACAGTGCTGGCCTCACAGGAGAGAAGTGGAAACGCCGTCCCCCGTAGGCAGCAGGCTTACGTGGCGCCCCTCACGTCAACTATTTCTCAGGCTCCCTACACGTTTCAGCACAGCAGCCCGGTGCATCCCCACCTGGCCACGGCCAACGCGCACCTCTCCAGCCAGCCCCACATGTACACGTACGCTCCGACCACGGCGGCCACGCTGGGCTCCACCACCTCCATCGCCCACCTCTTCTCCCCTCAGGGCTCCTCGCGACACGCCACGTACgctgcccaccccagcacgctCGTCCACCAGGTCCCGGTCAGCGTCGGCCCGAGTCTGCTCACCTCCGCAAACGTCCCGCCTGCCCAGTACCAACACCAGTTTGCTCCCCAGTCCTATATTGGTGCTTCCAGAGGATCTGCTATTTACACTGGATACCCACTGAGCCCTACGAAGATCAACCAGTACTCGTACTTGTAG
- the HIPK1 gene encoding homeodomain-interacting protein kinase 1 isoform X5 yields the protein MASQLQVFSPPSVSSSAFCSAKKLKVEPSVWDVSGQSSSDKYYTHSKNLPAAQGQASSSHQVANFSIPAYDQNLLLPAPSVEHIVVTAADSTGSSATASFQNSQTLTHRSNVSLLEPYQKCGLKRKSEEVDSNGSVQIIEEHPPLMLQNRPAVGAAATTTTVTTKSSSSSGEGDYQLVQHEILCSMTNSYEVLEFLGRGTFGQVAKCWKRSTKEIVAIKILKNHPSYARQGQIEVSILSRLSSENADEYNFVRSYECFQHKNHTCLVFEMLEQNLYDFLKQNKFSPLPLKYIRPILQQVATALMKLKSLGLIHADLKPENIMLVDPARQPYRVKVIDFGSASHVSKAVCSTYLQSRYYRAPEIILGLPFCEAIDMWSLGCVIAELFLGWPLYPGASEYDQIRYISQTQGLPAEYLLSAGTKTSRFFNRDPNLGYPLWRLKTPEEHELETGIKSKEARKYIFNCLDDMAQVNMSTDLEGTDMLAEKADRREYIDLLKKMLTIDADKRITPLKTLNHPFVTMTHLLDFPHSNHVKSCFQNMEICKRRVNMYDTVNQIKSPFTTHVAPNTSTNLTMSFNNQLNTVHNQASVLASNSTAAATLSLANSDVSLLNYQSALYPSSAAPVAGVAQQSVSLQPGTTQICTQTDPFQQTFIVCPPAFQTGLQATTKHSGFPVRMENAVPIVPQAPAAQPLQIQSGVLTQQAWPGGTQQILLPSTWQQLPGVALHNSVQPAAVIPETISGSQQLADWRNTHSHGNQYSTLMQQPSLLTNHVTLATAQPLNVGVAHVVRQQQSSNVPAKKNKQPAPSAAKPSSTLETVPSQVYSLIGSSPLRSTSSSSNVLVPVQEQHQPIVIPDTPSPPVSVITIRSDTDEEEDSKYKPASLGMKQRSNVISYVTVNDSPDSDSSLNSPYATDPLSSLRSTGGALEQSRGAADSSSSRTIIVPPLKTQLNDCIVATQASGILSSTSKTKPVASVSGQSSGCCITPTGYRSHRVVTNGVQPLNLSQNQQTTVLASQERSGNAVPRRQQAYVAPLTSTISQAPYTFQHSSPVHPHLATANAHLSSQPHMYTYAPTTAATLGSTTSIAHLFSPQGSSRHATYAAHPSTLVHQVPVSVGPSLLTSANVPPAQYQHQFAPQSYIGASRGSAIYTGYPLSPTKINQYSYL from the exons ATGGCCTCACAGCTGCAGGTGTTCTCCCCTCCGTCAGTATCCTCGAGTGCCTTCTGCAGTGCCAAGAAACTGAAAGTGGAGCCCTCTGTCTGGGATGTTTCAGGACAGAGCAGCAGTGACAAGTATTACACCCACAGCAAAAACCTCCCAGCAGCTCAAGGGCAAGCCAGCTCCTCTCATCAGGTAGCCAACTTCAGCATCCCCGCGTACGATCAGAACCTCCTTCTCCCCGCTCCCTCGGTCGAGCACATTGTGGTCACGGCAGCCGACAGCACGGGCAGCAGCGCAACCGCGTCCTTCCAGAACAGCCAAACCCTCACTCACAGGAGCAACGTTTCTTTACTGGAACCCTACCAAAAATGTGgattaaaaaggaaaagtgaAGAGGTCGACAGCAACGGTAGTGTGCAGATAATTGAGGAACATCCACCTCTCATGCTGCAAAACAGACCTGCGGTGGGTGCTGCGGCCACAACCACCACGGTAACCACTAAAAGCAGCAGTTCCAGTGGTGAAGGGGATTATCAGCTGGTCCAGCATGAGATCCTGTGCTCTATGACAAACAGCTACGAGGTCCTGGAATTCCTGGGCCGAGGGACGTTTGGGCAGGTGGCGAAATGCTGGAAACGTAGCACGAAGGAGATTGTAGCCATCAAAATCCTGAAGAACCATCCTTCCTATGCTAGGCAGGGCCAGATAGAGGTGAGCATCCTCTCTCGCTTGAGCAGTGAGAATGCTGACGAATATAACTTTGTTCGCTCCTACGAGTGCTTTCAACACAAGAATCATACATGCCTTGTATTTGAGATGCTAGAACAGAACTTGTATGATTTCTTAAAGCAAAATAAGTTCAGTCCTTTGCCCCTGAAATACATCCGGCCGATTCTGCAGCAAGTGGCCACTGCCTTGATGAAGCTGAAGAGCTTGGGGCTGATACACGCCGATTTGAAACCAGAAAACATCATGTTGGTGGATCCCGCGCGCCAGCCCTACCGAGTGAAGGTGATCGACTTCGGTTCGGCCAGCCACGTGTCCAAGGCCGTGTGCTCCACGTACCTGCAGTCGCGCTATTACAG GGCTCCCGAAATTATCCTGGGTTTACCGTTCTGTGAAGCTATAGACATGTGGTCGCTGGGCTGCGTGATCGCGGAGCTGTTTCTGGGCTGGCCGCTGTATCCGGGAGCGTCTGAGTACGACCAG ATTCGTTATATTTCACAAACTCAAGGCCTTCCAGCGGAGTATCTTCTCAGTGCGGGAACGAAAACAAGCAGGTTTTTTAACAGAGATCCGAATTTGGGATACCCACTGTGGAGGCTTAAG ACCCCAGAAGAACATGAGTTGGAGACAGGTATAAAATCAAAAGAAGCTCGGAAATATATATTCAACTGTTTGGATGATATGGCGCAG GTGAATATGTCTACAGACTTAGAAGGGACTGACATGTTGGCAGAGAAGGCTGACCGAAGGGAATACATTGACTTGTTGAAGAAAATGTTGACAATTGATGCAGATAAGAGAATTACTCCACTGAAGACTTTGAACCATCCGTTTGTCACAATGACACATCTCCTGGATTTCCCGCACAGTAATCA TGTGAAATCTTGCTTTCAGAACATGGAGATTTGCAAGCGAAGAGTTAACATGTATGATACAGTGAATCAGATTAAGAGCCCGTTCACCACTCACGTTGCTCCTAATACAAGCACAAATCTGACCATGAGCTTTAACAACCAGCTCAACACAGTACACAATCAG gcCAGTGTTTTGGCTTCCAATTCTACTGCTGCTGCTACTCTTTCGCTGGCAAACTCGGATGTCTCGCTGCTGAACTACCAGTCTGCCCTGTACCCATCGTCTGCAGCGCCGGTTGCAGGAGTGGCCCAGCAGAGCGTTTCCTTGCAGCCCGGAACCACCCAGATCTGCACGCAAACTGACCCGTTCCAGCAAACGTTCATCGTTTGTCCCCCTGCTTTTCAAA CCGGACTCCAGGCAACTACAAAGCATTCCGGGTTCCCCGTGAGGATGGAGAATGCTGTCCCGATCGTACCACAGGCACCTGCAGCGCAGCCACTGCAGATCCAGTCCGGAGTGCTCACACAG CAGGCCTGGCCGGGGGGAACCCAGCAGATTCTCCTTCCTTCCACCTGGCAGCAGCTCCCGGGGGTTGCTTTGCACAACTCTGTTCAGCCAGCGGCTGTGATTCCGGAGACGATCAGCGGCAGCCAGCAGTTAGCTGACTGGAG GAATACACATTCCCATGGAAATCAGTACAGCACCCTCATGCAACAGCCATCGCTACTGACCAACCACGTGACGTTAGCTACAGCGCAGCCTCTGAACGTTGGGGTTGCTCACGTTGTTcggcagcagcaaagcagcaacGTGCCAGCCAAGAAGAACAAGCAGCCGGCCCCCAGCGCAGCCAA gCCCAGCTCAACTCTAGAGACTGTGCCCTCCCAAGTTTACTCGCTCATTGGGAGCAGTCCCCTGCgctccacctcctcctcttccaacGTGCTCGTCCCggtgcaggagcagcaccagcccattgTGATCCCAGACACTCCAAGCCCCCCCGTCAGTGTCATCACCATCCGCAGCGacactgatgaggaagaagacAGCAAATACAAACCTGCCAG TTTGGGCATGAAGCAGAGATCCAATGTCATCAGCTACGTGACTGTTAACGACTCCCCCGATTCCGACTCCTCCCTGAACAGCCCCTACGCCACAGACCCCCTTTCCTCTCTCAGGAGTACGGGCGGTgccctggagcagagcaggggagcagctgacagctccagctctcggACCATCATCGTGCCACCGCTGAAAACACAGCTCAACGACTGCATCGTCGCTACCCAGGCTTCAG GCATCCTGAGCAGCACCAGTAAGACCAAACCAGTGGCCTCTGTGAGTGGGCAGTCGTCAGGATGCTGCATCACGCCGACTGGGTACCGCTCGCACCGCGTGGTGACAAATGGTGTGCAGCCCCTCAATCTCAGCCAG AACCAGCAAACGACAGTGCTGGCCTCACAGGAGAGAAGTGGAAACGCCGTCCCCCGTAGGCAGCAGGCTTACGTGGCGCCCCTCACGTCAACTATTTCTCAGGCTCCCTACACGTTTCAGCACAGCAGCCCGGTGCATCCCCACCTGGCCACGGCCAACGCGCACCTCTCCAGCCAGCCCCACATGTACACGTACGCTCCGACCACGGCGGCCACGCTGGGCTCCACCACCTCCATCGCCCACCTCTTCTCCCCTCAGGGCTCCTCGCGACACGCCACGTACgctgcccaccccagcacgctCGTCCACCAGGTCCCGGTCAGCGTCGGCCCGAGTCTGCTCACCTCCGCAAACGTCCCGCCTGCCCAGTACCAACACCAGTTTGCTCCCCAGTCCTATATTGGTGCTTCCAGAGGATCTGCTATTTACACTGGATACCCACTGAGCCCTACGAAGATCAACCAGTACTCGTACTTGTAG
- the HIPK1 gene encoding homeodomain-interacting protein kinase 1 isoform X8 — translation MASQLQVFSPPSVSSSAFCSAKKLKVEPSVWDVSGQSSSDKYYTHSKNLPAAQGQASSSHQVANFSIPAYDQNLLLPAPSVEHIVVTAADSTGSSATASFQNSQTLTHRSNVSLLEPYQKCGLKRKSEEVDSNGSVQIIEEHPPLMLQNRPAVGAAATTTTVTTKSSSSSGEGDYQLVQHEILCSMTNSYEVLEFLGRGTFGQVAKCWKRSTKEIVAIKILKNHPSYARQGQIEVSILSRLSSENADEYNFVRSYECFQHKNHTCLVFEMLEQNLYDFLKQNKFSPLPLKYIRPILQQVATALMKLKSLGLIHADLKPENIMLVDPARQPYRVKVIDFGSASHVSKAVCSTYLQSRYYRAPEIILGLPFCEAIDMWSLGCVIAELFLGWPLYPGASEYDQIRYISQTQGLPAEYLLSAGTKTSRFFNRDPNLGYPLWRLKTPEEHELETGIKSKEARKYIFNCLDDMAQVNMSTDLEGTDMLAEKADRREYIDLLKKMLTIDADKRITPLKTLNHPFVTMTHLLDFPHSNHVKSCFQNMEICKRRVNMYDTVNQIKSPFTTHVAPNTSTNLTMSFNNQLNTVHNQASVLASNSTAAATLSLANSDVSLLNYQSALYPSSAAPVAGVAQQSVSLQPGTTQICTQTDPFQQTFIVCPPAFQTGLQATTKHSGFPVRMENAVPIVPQAPAAQPLQIQSGVLTQGSCTPLMVATLHPQVATITPQYAVPFTLNCAAGRPALVEQTAAVLAWPGGTQQILLPSTWQQLPGVALHNSVQPAAVIPETISGSQQLADWRNTHSHGNQYSTLMQQPSLLTNHVTLATAQPLNVGVAHVVRQQQSSNVPAKKNKQPAPSAAKPSSTLETVPSQVYSLIGSSPLRSTSSSSNVLVPVQEQHQPIVIPDTPSPPVSVITIRSDTDEEEDSKYKPASLGMKQRSNVISYVTVNDSPDSDSSLNSPYATDPLSSLRSTGGALEQSRGAADSSSSRTIIVPPLKTQLNDCIVATQASGILSSTSKTKPVASVSGQSSGCCITPTGYRSHRVVTNGVQPLNLSQNQQTTVLASQERSGNAVPRRQQAYVAPLTSTISQAPYTFQHSSPVHPHLATANAHLSSQPHMYTYAPTTAATLGSTTSIAHLFSPQGSSRHATYAAHPSTLVHQVPVSVGPSLLTSANVPPAQYQHQFAPQSYIGASRGSAIYTGYPLSPTKINQYSYL, via the exons ATGGCCTCACAGCTGCAGGTGTTCTCCCCTCCGTCAGTATCCTCGAGTGCCTTCTGCAGTGCCAAGAAACTGAAAGTGGAGCCCTCTGTCTGGGATGTTTCAGGACAGAGCAGCAGTGACAAGTATTACACCCACAGCAAAAACCTCCCAGCAGCTCAAGGGCAAGCCAGCTCCTCTCATCAGGTAGCCAACTTCAGCATCCCCGCGTACGATCAGAACCTCCTTCTCCCCGCTCCCTCGGTCGAGCACATTGTGGTCACGGCAGCCGACAGCACGGGCAGCAGCGCAACCGCGTCCTTCCAGAACAGCCAAACCCTCACTCACAGGAGCAACGTTTCTTTACTGGAACCCTACCAAAAATGTGgattaaaaaggaaaagtgaAGAGGTCGACAGCAACGGTAGTGTGCAGATAATTGAGGAACATCCACCTCTCATGCTGCAAAACAGACCTGCGGTGGGTGCTGCGGCCACAACCACCACGGTAACCACTAAAAGCAGCAGTTCCAGTGGTGAAGGGGATTATCAGCTGGTCCAGCATGAGATCCTGTGCTCTATGACAAACAGCTACGAGGTCCTGGAATTCCTGGGCCGAGGGACGTTTGGGCAGGTGGCGAAATGCTGGAAACGTAGCACGAAGGAGATTGTAGCCATCAAAATCCTGAAGAACCATCCTTCCTATGCTAGGCAGGGCCAGATAGAGGTGAGCATCCTCTCTCGCTTGAGCAGTGAGAATGCTGACGAATATAACTTTGTTCGCTCCTACGAGTGCTTTCAACACAAGAATCATACATGCCTTGTATTTGAGATGCTAGAACAGAACTTGTATGATTTCTTAAAGCAAAATAAGTTCAGTCCTTTGCCCCTGAAATACATCCGGCCGATTCTGCAGCAAGTGGCCACTGCCTTGATGAAGCTGAAGAGCTTGGGGCTGATACACGCCGATTTGAAACCAGAAAACATCATGTTGGTGGATCCCGCGCGCCAGCCCTACCGAGTGAAGGTGATCGACTTCGGTTCGGCCAGCCACGTGTCCAAGGCCGTGTGCTCCACGTACCTGCAGTCGCGCTATTACAG GGCTCCCGAAATTATCCTGGGTTTACCGTTCTGTGAAGCTATAGACATGTGGTCGCTGGGCTGCGTGATCGCGGAGCTGTTTCTGGGCTGGCCGCTGTATCCGGGAGCGTCTGAGTACGACCAG ATTCGTTATATTTCACAAACTCAAGGCCTTCCAGCGGAGTATCTTCTCAGTGCGGGAACGAAAACAAGCAGGTTTTTTAACAGAGATCCGAATTTGGGATACCCACTGTGGAGGCTTAAG ACCCCAGAAGAACATGAGTTGGAGACAGGTATAAAATCAAAAGAAGCTCGGAAATATATATTCAACTGTTTGGATGATATGGCGCAG GTGAATATGTCTACAGACTTAGAAGGGACTGACATGTTGGCAGAGAAGGCTGACCGAAGGGAATACATTGACTTGTTGAAGAAAATGTTGACAATTGATGCAGATAAGAGAATTACTCCACTGAAGACTTTGAACCATCCGTTTGTCACAATGACACATCTCCTGGATTTCCCGCACAGTAATCA TGTGAAATCTTGCTTTCAGAACATGGAGATTTGCAAGCGAAGAGTTAACATGTATGATACAGTGAATCAGATTAAGAGCCCGTTCACCACTCACGTTGCTCCTAATACAAGCACAAATCTGACCATGAGCTTTAACAACCAGCTCAACACAGTACACAATCAG gcCAGTGTTTTGGCTTCCAATTCTACTGCTGCTGCTACTCTTTCGCTGGCAAACTCGGATGTCTCGCTGCTGAACTACCAGTCTGCCCTGTACCCATCGTCTGCAGCGCCGGTTGCAGGAGTGGCCCAGCAGAGCGTTTCCTTGCAGCCCGGAACCACCCAGATCTGCACGCAAACTGACCCGTTCCAGCAAACGTTCATCGTTTGTCCCCCTGCTTTTCAAA CCGGACTCCAGGCAACTACAAAGCATTCCGGGTTCCCCGTGAGGATGGAGAATGCTGTCCCGATCGTACCACAGGCACCTGCAGCGCAGCCACTGCAGATCCAGTCCGGAGTGCTCACACAG GGAAGCTGTACACCACTAATGGTAGCAACTCTTCATCCTCAAGTAGCCACCATCACGCCGCAGTATGCGGTGCCCTTTACTCTGAACTGCGCAGCCGGCCGGCCGGCGCTAGTCGAACAGACGGCTGCAGTACTG GCCTGGCCGGGGGGAACCCAGCAGATTCTCCTTCCTTCCACCTGGCAGCAGCTCCCGGGGGTTGCTTTGCACAACTCTGTTCAGCCAGCGGCTGTGATTCCGGAGACGATCAGCGGCAGCCAGCAGTTAGCTGACTGGAG GAATACACATTCCCATGGAAATCAGTACAGCACCCTCATGCAACAGCCATCGCTACTGACCAACCACGTGACGTTAGCTACAGCGCAGCCTCTGAACGTTGGGGTTGCTCACGTTGTTcggcagcagcaaagcagcaacGTGCCAGCCAAGAAGAACAAGCAGCCGGCCCCCAGCGCAGCCAA gCCCAGCTCAACTCTAGAGACTGTGCCCTCCCAAGTTTACTCGCTCATTGGGAGCAGTCCCCTGCgctccacctcctcctcttccaacGTGCTCGTCCCggtgcaggagcagcaccagcccattgTGATCCCAGACACTCCAAGCCCCCCCGTCAGTGTCATCACCATCCGCAGCGacactgatgaggaagaagacAGCAAATACAAACCTGCCAG TTTGGGCATGAAGCAGAGATCCAATGTCATCAGCTACGTGACTGTTAACGACTCCCCCGATTCCGACTCCTCCCTGAACAGCCCCTACGCCACAGACCCCCTTTCCTCTCTCAGGAGTACGGGCGGTgccctggagcagagcaggggagcagctgacagctccagctctcggACCATCATCGTGCCACCGCTGAAAACACAGCTCAACGACTGCATCGTCGCTACCCAGGCTTCAG GCATCCTGAGCAGCACCAGTAAGACCAAACCAGTGGCCTCTGTGAGTGGGCAGTCGTCAGGATGCTGCATCACGCCGACTGGGTACCGCTCGCACCGCGTGGTGACAAATGGTGTGCAGCCCCTCAATCTCAGCCAG AACCAGCAAACGACAGTGCTGGCCTCACAGGAGAGAAGTGGAAACGCCGTCCCCCGTAGGCAGCAGGCTTACGTGGCGCCCCTCACGTCAACTATTTCTCAGGCTCCCTACACGTTTCAGCACAGCAGCCCGGTGCATCCCCACCTGGCCACGGCCAACGCGCACCTCTCCAGCCAGCCCCACATGTACACGTACGCTCCGACCACGGCGGCCACGCTGGGCTCCACCACCTCCATCGCCCACCTCTTCTCCCCTCAGGGCTCCTCGCGACACGCCACGTACgctgcccaccccagcacgctCGTCCACCAGGTCCCGGTCAGCGTCGGCCCGAGTCTGCTCACCTCCGCAAACGTCCCGCCTGCCCAGTACCAACACCAGTTTGCTCCCCAGTCCTATATTGGTGCTTCCAGAGGATCTGCTATTTACACTGGATACCCACTGAGCCCTACGAAGATCAACCAGTACTCGTACTTGTAG